A region from the Zonotrichia leucophrys gambelii isolate GWCS_2022_RI chromosome Z, RI_Zleu_2.0, whole genome shotgun sequence genome encodes:
- the LOC135460120 gene encoding transcription factor JunD-like: MPEVLARDGCPSRQTGCGRTDECAQRGCHRDRKNLALLQHCLLSHTALAGRVSEREEQRGFPTDTPPGSRSAQARRAGEGAGGGDRRRRRRQQGGGDGGAGSGPGAWRGSGGAGRRLSPRCQPRAAGPAEQPPSPARPAPEPPPAGEGGSMSGGRSGRSAVKMEAPFYPEEGLELLPDFVPLPGFGTAGGPGADAAAGQKLLLSAGKKRDLPAAAPAPLPGPFALRPPAGARGSAAALRLLPPPPAAAAAPPPTAGSAETGSSGGAAAARGGPEAALGSAADLPLLKLPPAADLEQLLIQGGAGLGAGSPGPTPPGAGSGGAAAAGPFLYRQPVTQEQEGFADGFVKALADLHKQNQLLTAPPPLSAPGPCCTARPGPPGAPAAAAADPPAVYTNLSGFNPAGPLSPSGSAYPSASAPPPPPGLAFGAAGLGSGRLPPARSLEEPQTVPEVPPSAGGEGGSSAPTPPSLSPLDAESQERLKAERKRLRNRIAASKCRRRKLERIARLEEKVKALKGQNAELAATANLLRAQVTQLQGRVRSHLSSGCHINAAGHPPPPHAAAQPRETPPEAAAAAPETSAC; encoded by the coding sequence gctccagcactgccttctTTCCCACACCGCACTCGCGGGGCGAGTTTCCGAGAGGGAGGAGCAGCGCGGGTTCCCCACGGACACCCCACCGGGAAGCCGTTCCGCGCAAGCCCGGCGGGCGGGGGAAGGAGCGGGCGGGGGGgaccggcggcggcggcggcggcagcagggAGGCGGCGACGGCGGGGCGGGCAGCGGACCCGGGGCGTGGCGCGGGTCCGGCGGCGCCGGGAGGCGGCTCAGTCCCCGCTGCCAGCCGAGGGCGGCCGGCCCCGCCGAGCAgccgcccagcccggcccgccccgcgccggagccgccgccggcCGGCGAGGGCGGCAGCATGAGCGGCGGGCGTAGCGGGCGATCCGCCGTGAAGATGGAGGCGCCGTTCTACCCCGAGGAAGGACTGGAGCTGTTGCCCGACTTCGTGCCGCTGCCGGGTTTCGGTACCGCCGGCGGACCTGGAGCCGATGCGGCGGCggggcagaagctgctgctgagtgCCGGGAAGAAGCGGGACCTGCCGGCTGCCGcccccgcgccgctcccgggGCCCTTCGCCCTTCGCCCGCCTGCCGGCGCCCGCGGCAGCGCGGCGGCTCTGCGTttgctgccgccgccgcccgccgccgccgccgccccgccgcccacCGCGGGCTCCGCGGAGACGGGGAGcagcggcggggcggcggcggcccgcGGCGGCCCAGAGGCCGCGCTGGGGTCGGCTGCGGACCTGCCGCTGCTGAAGCTGCCACCGGCCGCcgacctggagcagctgctgatccAGGGGGGCGCGGGTCTGGGCGCGGGCAGCCCGGGGCCGACGCCGCccggggcggggagcggcggggcggcggcggcggggccgttCCTCTACCGGCAGCCGGTGACGCAGGAACAGGAGGGTTTCGCCGACGGCTTCGTCAAGGCCCTGGCTGACCTGCACAAGCAGAACCAGCTCCTGacggcgccgccgccgctctcCGCGCCGGGACCCTGCTGCACCGCCCGCCCGGGGCCACCGGGAgcccccgccgctgccgccgccgatCCTCCGGCCGTCTACACCAACTTGAGCGGCTTCAACCCCGCCGGGCCGCTGAGCCCCTCGGGCAGCGCCTACCCCTCCGCCTCCGCCCCGCCACCGCCGCCGGGCCTGGCCTTCGGAGCCGCGGGTCTGGGGAGCGGCCGGCTGCCGCCGGCGCGGTCCCTGGAGGAGCCGCAGACGGTGCCCGAGGTCCCGCCGTCGGCGGGCGGGGAGGGTGGCAGCAGCGCGCCGACGCCGCCGTCGCTGTCGCCGCTGGACGCGGAGAGCCAGGAGCGGCTGAAGGCAGAGCGCAAGCGGCTGCGAAACCGCATCGCCGCCTCCAAGTGCCGCCGGCGGAAGCTGGAGCGCATCGCCCGGCTGGAGGAGAAGGTGAAGGCGCTCAAGGGGCAGAACGCCGAGCTGGCCGCCACCGCCAACCTCCTCCGCGCCCAGGTCACCCAGCTGCAGGGTCGCGTCCGCAGCCACCTCTCCTCTGGCTGCCACATCAACGCCGCCgggcatcctcctcctcctcacgcCGCCGCCCAGCCGCGGGAGACTCCCCCCGaggcggccgccgccgcgccggaGACCAGCGCCTGCTGA